In Tripterygium wilfordii isolate XIE 37 chromosome 17, ASM1340144v1, whole genome shotgun sequence, the genomic window CAAGGTAAATGTGCCCTGTAAACAGAGAAAGCAGTAACATCTCCATACGCATGCTCTTAAAAGATAATTTCAGACATACAATAGAACACCGCTAGAAAAAGCAGTCAAGACACAAGACAATGATGTACAATCCTGAGAGAAGATTTAAAAGGAGTATAtaaaaagaaattccaaagcgtacATAGAGCATTTTTCACATATATAGTCCTTCTGGCaccccttctttcttcttgaacATAACCTTTTCCTTTGCTTTCTTGACATCTGCATGCATCACCTAAAATAATAGAATTCCAAAATAAGCAATTAAACCACGATAGCCTTCAAAAACATTGCTAAATGAAGCTACAGCTTAATCAGTATTAATTGGAAAATGCATATAAAAATAGGTACAACTTGAATCAAAGGATGTAAAGTATACAATCTCAAAAGTAAGCAAATTATATCCAAAAATAGTTCAAAACTATctaattaattttcaatttttcatcagTAACCAATATCGACCATTTGATCACATTCTTCCTTATCGCTATCAATGTCTCTATTTCACTAAACTGGCAAGTAATAATGCAACAAAAGATTGTATCAAGGAGAAGGGAGGACATGAGCAGAAGAGATTTTTGCACTGTGTAGAAAGTAATAATGCAACAAAAGGCGTTCAATATTATCCACAGGGATCTTCAACCCACAAAAGAAAAACCTGTAAGACTTGTGATCAAGGATATGACACAGTTATGGTTTTCAGCCCATTATTCATtcgttttttaattaataatgttCAGCAccataaaaaaatcaatttcctAGGGCAAATAACTTGATGGTTTCAGTGACATGTATAACATTGAGACATGATTAGTAAAGCTCCTCTGTCCTCGTGTTCCAATGAATACAATTTGGATACTCCTTCTAAAACACGACAATTTTCTTCCATCTCTATCTTTTGTAgctttacttgtttttatttggatAGACAACTACCAactatatttataaatttattttaactAGGTTTGGAACAAAATTTCTCACCAATAAAGACTAAACATCCGCATATGGACCTTACCTTCATACGTCGCTCTCTCAAAGCAAGCAAACCAGCTTCAGTACATATTGCCTTTATATCAGCTCCAGAAAACTCATCCTTCGTCATGACGAATTCTTCCAAATTCACATCCTCAGCCAGGGTCATTCTTGATGTGTGTATCTGCAGTACATAAATACCAAAATAAGTCGGTGTATTGGTCACAAATCGAAAAGCTTTGCTCTGGCAGGCAAAGTGAATGAGCTTAACACATTTAAGAGATTATATAtaacaaaaggaaaatgaaaaggaagGGGGAGGGGAGGGATAGATAATATATGACTATCACAATACTAAGAAACATTTGCTCATAATAAAGGCAAGAAACATCCGATTTATTCTCTTCCAAAATCATCATAGAAACATAATTTTCCAAATGAACCTGGAAAATACGCCTCCTTGTTTTAATGTCAGGAAGGGGAAACTCAATCTTCCTGTCAATGCGACCAGGCCGGAGTAAAGCAGGGTCAAGGCTTTCAATTCTGTTGGTTGCGAGAATCACTTTGACGTCTCCTCTTGAATCAAAACCATCTAATTGGTTAAGTAATTCCAACATAGTCCTCTGAATTTCACGTTCCCCACCAGAGTGAGCATCGTATCTGcacagaaaaataattaaaaacaatCCAACTGAGCATCTTTTAACCAAAAAGGCTCATCACTAACCTTTTTGTACCGACAGCATCAATTTCATCGATGAAGACAATTGAAGGCGAGTGTTCATCAGCAACTCTAAATAGCTCCCTCACCAACTTTGGACCATCTCCCAAgtatttttgaattaattcGCTACCAACAACACGTAAAAATGTTGCAGATGTCGAATTTGCCACTGCCtgcaagaaacaaaatcaactttAGAAAAAGATAAGGAATCCAAGTAGCAGCACCATCTGCATTATAACTTATAAGTCATGTTAACACAGAGAAAATGATCCTATTCAACTGGGGGAGAGTTAGTGCACATGTCATATGAGCACACAAAAGTTCAACGGGTAAGCCTTCAAGCAAACAATCCATacttctttgacttttttttgacCAACCAACCAAAAGACAATTCATTGGAAGGCATCAAGGGGGATCCACCAAAAAATGACCCAAAAGGTTATCTAAAATTTTCTATATAAGATCAAAGCACACAGTTTTAAACACGTGTATGGAAACAATTACATCAAGCCATAGTTCTTGTGTAACAACAGAAATTCCCAAAAGCAATTCATTTAACATACACATGACACACAAGTAAGGTATCCTAAGAAATCTTTATATTCAAAGTGCTCTGAGAACACAGCTCAAGGTGTAGTACATACAAGCACCAACAAGCACACTTCATGATTTAAAGTGAAGCTAATAAGGTGAAGCAAATACAGGATAAACATCATACATAATAGGAAATTTTCTGATGATGCATATATGACCAGATTAAGTTAGCTTACCATTCAGCAAATACTTCCAGTGGGAAGTTTACGTGATTCTACTGGTcaatgtaattttaaacttgttTTGAGACAGGAGGGATAAAAATATGATATCAAACCCATGCAAAAAGTAACAGCCCGGGGTCATACTCAAGAAGATAGGCATAAAGTtggaaaattatatatacatagcaAAGTCCAGAAGAAAGAAATAGAACTGTTTCCTGTTAATATAAATCCAAAACCTAGCAATGTGATCAAACCAAGGGAACTCCCATATTGCAGCTAACTCTAAGTAATCAATAAATTGCAATTAGCATCTACATGGACCATAAGGAAGAGATATAGCAGTATAAGTGTAGTAAAACTATATAGAGCATGAGAGTCCGAGATAAGGATGAGTAATAGACCACTTAGTGAGTGTGATGAATGAGTAAAGGGCCATGCATACAAAAGCAACACACTGATAAAGAACAAACATATTAACCACACCTTTGCGAGCAAGGTCTTGCCTGTTCCAGGCTCTCCATACAGTATGACTCCCTTAGGAGGCTTGATGCCAATGTCTTCATAAAGCTCAGGATGAGTTAGAGGGAGCTCAACCGCTTCCTTAATCTCCTGTATCTGGGCATCTAAACCACCTATATCAGCATAAGATTCCAATGGAGCCTTCTCAACTTTCATCACGGACACCATTGGATCAACGTCATCTTGAAGAAGCCCAACAACAGATAGAACCTGCCAAGTACCACAAACATAAGCACCAACATCCAGTGAATCACATCTCTCCTAGAATGATGGTCCTAGCAAGATGCTTAACGCTCAAATGATGGTTTTGCGTAACGTACTACTGCACATCAACACAACGCTTACTGGAAACTCCATGATGAAACTAACCTAAAGTATCAGATAGCAAACCCTCCGAAAggcttgttagacttccaatTCGACTACTCATGCAAGCATTCTAAAATTTTAGCATCAGAAACAACTAACACTGTATGGTTTCCAATTattcaattgataaattgaccTCAATACTCTCCCGAATCAACAAGTAGATATTCTACActcttttttctcttcattgGTTCCAAAGTTACACAAATTACTTCTGAATTTCGTCTTAAAACAGTTTATGTACGACAAACACAAATAGCAATTCGAAGCCCTAACttcaaaaaaatgtcaacaCAATACTAAATTCAAACGACAGAAGAAAGAAGACAGAAGAATTCATACTTTGTTGTGCATCAATATGGCACACCCAGGCTCCAGCTGGTCTTTATCAACAAAGGACAAGATCCCCACATAGTACTCCGGTCCAACCGACGACGAAACAATGGCATGATTCTCGTCAATCAGCTCCTCCAGATTTCCCACGCTCATGGGAGAGCCTCTGAGATCATCGACCTTCGATCTATCCTCTTCGGCCTTTTCTTCCTGGGGCTTGAGCCGCTCCTGATTCGCCACGAACTCCTCCTCCATTAACAGATAGTCCTTGATTCTCTCAAGTTTCAGCAGTCTTAGCTTGCACTTAGTCACTGGAGTCACGTTAGGTAGCCGGGATGCTGCCTCGGGACCCTTCTGCTTCCGCTGCTTCCGGCCCACCCTAGCCGGTGGTGCAGCGGGCTTgaatttcttctccttcttatcCCCGTCAGATTTCCGATCACCCGGCAGTCCCCCCTGCCGATTTAGACCTCCCGGAGTTCCCTGGCCCATATCCGCTACTTGAAGATCGACAGGTGAGGGCAAGAGATAGAGATGTCGAGAGAATAGAGGGCAGAGATTTTGGCTTTGTGAACAAGTCACTGCACTCCTTGTGCAAATGGTGATGTGGATATAGAAGAAGCGCCGCCGGCTGTGTGATGGGCTGGGCTTTAAATGGATCAGCATTTTGAAAGCTAAGTTGAGGGTTTAGAGGCTGAGACAAACGGGCCCATTGCAATAGAGCCTTGGTCCAGtaatatttttctaagtttCTTAAGCTGGGCTTTCTAAGTTGACCATTAACATTTTTAtgagattaaatttaatttaattgaataattatctaaaacatttttttaaaactgaTAACACGATATCATACAAACTCATTCTTTAGATAtccaatatgagtctaaattaaGATAATGAGACTCGCACGAAGAGAAGTTTTCTGACGACATGGTAAGTTGAGTTAAAACTCAACTTGTGACCATAAAAATATTGCTTCCAATAGGAatcgaaaataaataaataaaaaaccctTACCAATTGTATATGAATATGAGAATATATAATCAAAATCATCCATTGGTCGGATAAATGTCCGAAGGGAAGTAACTACTTTCATGTGTACAAATTGGATAAAACATGGAGAATCAAGAAACATAAAGTCATGGTTGCAATCCAGGTTCCCATTTGTATCTAAACTCATCATTCTTGGTGTCAAGATCCTTCAAGTAAATCCCATCATGTTTAGCAACCCAAATGCATTCTTTCCACAAGCACTTGTAAAACAACAACACATCTTGCCAAAACACATCAAACCTTGCGTGGCCATCATCCTTCTCCACGTTGCACCAGAACAGTGTTCGCTGGAAGAAATTCTCCCTAAAACTCCAAGTGAAATTGGTCCCCGGCGACAGATCTCGTGCGCCAAGATCATTGTCTTTAGACCTACAATGGATTGCCATGATCTCAGCGCGCAATCCATTCACAACGCTCACATGCCATTTTGTGAATTCGGGTAGAACTCGTCGAGGTGATGCCTTTGTTGCCACGACAAGACATGGATTAGTAGGGATGGTCGCTAATGATGCTGCGACCAAAACAAGTGTTGCTGTGTAATACTGTTTTAGAGGAATCATTGATGAAAATGGCTTTGTCAATGGTCATTGTTAGGTGGTTTTTATATCGATAATTGCATGGCATGCCAAAGGTTTATATTGAGTAATTATGGGATTAATTGTGTTGCGTGTCATGCTTGGGTTTGTATATTTTATAACTGCTGAAGAAGTTGTAGAGAGCTAGCAAGCTTGGTGCGCGCGTGGAGAAAATTGAATGTGATTAATTTCACTACCTACGAAAAGCCCTCGTAATATTGATCATAAAGAgggtatgttttattttgtACGTATAAGTTGCACAATACTTTTTAAGAAttctaaaaaacaaaattaaatgatAAGTATATGCATGATTTTAATCCTTAGATtatgttttcaagtgttgaaaatgaaagaaaaatattatatgtcacaCACCCTTCATCCAACGGCTCAGATTTACGTctatttttaatgattttttttcccaaaagacAAAATCGTGAAGATCTTCAAGTCCAAAATGAACAATACATGCTCGAGTTATTAGGGTTGAATATCCGACTGATTTAAAATATAGACTGAGGTGATCATTAAACATTTGATGCAAAAATGCTAAGGACTACCATGATTGACACTTCCACTCTAGATCAAGTTTTCTACTACAACGTACAATGCATGGCAACGAGAATGGAGAGAAAAGACTCATAAAGGAGCATGAGAAAACTAAGTAAACAACACACGCATTCAACTTAACTACCATAATCAGACTAGCTAGTGAACCCTCAGCTTCAAGGAAGTGGGAGTGTACCAGAGCCACCACCAGCAGCACCACCAACACCACCGCCTGCACCACCGCCAACTCCACCTCCAGCAGCACCACCAACACCGCCACCAACAGTACCACCCAGTCCACCAACTCCACCACTTCCACCACCTAGCCCTCCAAGCCCACTACCACCACCGAGCCCACCAAGTCCACCACTTCCATCACCGAGCCCACCGAGCCCACTACCACCACCGAGTCCACCAATTCCTCCAACACCACCGAGCCCACCAGTACCACCAAGCCCAGTTATCCCACCAATGCCTCCTACCCCACCAAAAGGAAGCCCAGTGCCACTAATTCCTGCAGCCCCCCCTACACCACCAAAGGTGACGAAGTTCTTTTGGTCATCAAGGCCAGCACCACTAGGCACATTTCTTGCGTTAGTGTGATGAACTGTCACCAACACAAGCACCACCATAACATTCACACACCAACcagccatctctctctctctctctctctctctctctctctctctcagttcCACAAATTATTTTCCTAGTATACCTGAAAGAGTGTGGAACCAGTCTTTTAAAAGGCCAAAAGAGCGGTAGGGGACGGTTGGGAAGTAAATGTGGAGTTAAATGCAAGTGAATGCAGACTGCAGATAGACATTTGTTGTCTGAAAATTTGAGTACTCTTCGATGCTAATTACATGAAATTAAGACTATTAAGTGGGAATTAATTAAGATCAAAACAACAGAATCATCACCAGGGAGGAGTCAATGCATGTCTGGCAAGTTAGCGTGAATTAATAATGGAGATGTCAGGACTCAGACTTTAAAGCATTGATTGGTAAGGACATCGTCCTAGAAAGCTGTACAATTAGTTGGCAAGCTGAGATATATAGATATTGATTTTTGACAAATACTCGAGCAGTGAAGGCTGGAAATGCCTCGTTTGAACTTCAAAGAGGTTGTATGACCAAGTCCCATAAGTTGGTTGAAAGGGATTGGGGGTGGAACCGGTGCATGGgtcaattttgttgattttctctctATATGTATGGGACAAAACCCACATGAACCCTAAGTCAACAAAGACAAGGTCCACAGGCCATACAGCCGATCCCAACAAACTCATAACTTAAGCTATCTTTTCAATAATGCTCACATACTATACAGAGTCCAACAAATCCACGGCCAAGTTTTGATCTTTCTTAAAACTAAATCTGAATGACGGGGTTGGCCAAACAAAGATTTGCAGACCATATCTGctagaaatcaaaatcaacaatctTCAGTAACAGGTCAAAGAACCGGTGCATCCCGTTGAAAGGCTCACGACCTCGATCAGTCTCTTCCGACAAAGCATTTATGGGGCCAATTACACTCATTTCGACAAGTCCTTCTCTGCACATTGATATGATGGCGTTTTAATGCTCCAACTGGTTGAGGGTCAAACTAATTTGGTATCCGATGATCGATCATGTCTTGCAAGACTCTTAATCAAACATAATGCATGCACTCATCTCCTTCATTAGGACAAGCTAGCATTATTCACTAGAATATTTAGACATTTCGACCGCTTGAAGATAACCTAGTTGGTTATTTCTTTGGATTTAGGACATACGATACTCGAGAtcgggagttcgaaccaatCAGTTATGATATTTCTTTGTGGAATCATGGTTCAATGGTTTCGGTCCAGTTTTACATATCTTCAGCGTAGTGTGGGTTGCTCAGACGATCGGAGGTTTATGCACACTCAACTGTCCAAAAGACATGTCGAGTAGTtcctcaattaaaaaaaaataattagttcAACATTTTGTTATAATTAGTTCAAAGGCAATGCTTAAGATTGTGGTTCATTTCCAATATGTCAGCTAATTATCCGATTAGTATATAACTAACTACTATATATAGTTTGCAGGATTAAAGGGGACTGCAGCCACACAAACACCAaattcttttaaatttctttaaaaattaaaatactatAATGTTAAATCTGAtgaatccaatgatatattattttatcTAAGACAAAAATCAATTGTATCAAGAAAAAGACTTAAAAAATCTATACTGTTaggtttgaaacaaaaaaaaaagatgtcatggcttgtttttgatgtatttaatttttgtttctgaCAAAAAGATACATCGTTAGATTTGTCATGTTGAACAGTGAACACTATCAATATATGAAATTTTAagaattctttttttaaaaaaatttggtatGACCCAAATTGAGCCACATCTGCTGGTGGGTGCAGTGATGCAGCCCTCTTTGAGCCATAGTTTGCATTACATTTATGTAGGTTATTATGGAACATTTTTAAAAAGTAGATAGATCACCAGCAGCTCTTCATTAAATTAAACATTGTAACCGAATACATAAAACAATGATACACAAAGTAGACACATAATCATACTCAAGagacaaataaaacaaaactgaAGCAATTGCCGGTCATATACGACTAGAATTTAACAAAGCAGACACATTAGGGAACATGAATTGGATGATCCATCAAGGGTTATGAGAAAGAGTATCATCGGAACAACCTCCTCCTAGTCCACCAACTCCGCCAAGCCCACTTCCACCACCTAGTCCACCCAATCCACCAACTCCGCCCAATCCTCCAACTCCGGCAACGCCACCAACACCACCAAATACAAGAAAATTCTTCTGGTCATCCAAACCAGCTTTACCAGGCGCAGTCCTGGCAGTTGCATCAAGAATTGTAAGAGCAAGTAGTAAAACCATAAAATACCACCTcgccattctctctctctcttctgctTCCTTAATATTTCACTGCCACTCGTACACTACTCTTCTGCTGCTGCTCAGTGTCATGAATTTGATCAAAACTTTATAGACAGGTTGTCCTAGTCTCCTAGATGGGGCAGTTCGTTGTAATAAATTAAATGCCTTGCATGTGATTTCCATGGGTGCCCTTACATTGTATGTATTAATTGAGTCGTTTATAATATTACTCCCACATACATATGAATGAATTCATGGATGAAAAAGGATCAGGAAGACAGCTTGATCAACAGTACGTACAGAAGATGACGGGGTGGCAACAACACCATTTGGCATGTATGAATGAATGTTGTATGTTGATGGAGGTGATAAATTTTTTGTCAGACGAGTTGTTGAGGTGCAATTAAAGT contains:
- the LOC119982872 gene encoding 26S proteasome regulatory subunit 4 homolog A-like, coding for MGQGTPGGLNRQGGLPGDRKSDGDKKEKKFKPAAPPARVGRKQRKQKGPEAASRLPNVTPVTKCKLRLLKLERIKDYLLMEEEFVANQERLKPQEEKAEEDRSKVDDLRGSPMSVGNLEELIDENHAIVSSSVGPEYYVGILSFVDKDQLEPGCAILMHNKVLSVVGLLQDDVDPMVSVMKVEKAPLESYADIGGLDAQIQEIKEAVELPLTHPELYEDIGIKPPKGVILYGEPGTGKTLLAKAVANSTSATFLRVVGSELIQKYLGDGPKLVRELFRVADEHSPSIVFIDEIDAVGTKRYDAHSGGEREIQRTMLELLNQLDGFDSRGDVKVILATNRIESLDPALLRPGRIDRKIEFPLPDIKTRRRIFQIHTSRMTLAEDVNLEEFVMTKDEFSGADIKAICTEAGLLALRERRMKVMHADVKKAKEKVMFKKKEGVPEGLYM
- the LOC119982645 gene encoding S-protein homolog 74-like: MIPLKQYYTATLVLVAASLATIPTNPCLVVATKASPRRVLPEFTKWHVSVVNGLRAEIMAIHCRSKDNDLGARDLSPGTNFTWSFRENFFQRTLFWCNVEKDDGHARFDVFWQDVLLFYKCLWKECIWVAKHDGIYLKDLDTKNDEFRYKWEPGLQP
- the LOC119983187 gene encoding glycine-rich protein 5-like, translated to MAGWCVNVMVVLVLVTVHHTNARNVPSGAGLDDQKNFVTFGGVGGAAGISGTGLPFGGVGGIGGITGLGGTGGLGGVGGIGGLGGGSGLGGLGDGSGGLGGLGGGSGLGGLGGGSGGVGGLGGTVGGGVGGAAGGGVGGGAGGGVGGAAGGGSGTLPLP
- the LOC119981702 gene encoding uncharacterized protein Os08g0359500-like, whose amino-acid sequence is MARWYFMVLLLALTILDATARTAPGKAGLDDQKNFLVFGGVGGVAGVGGLGGVGGLGGLGGGSGLGGVGGLGGGCSDDTLSHNP